TGAGTACGATTTCATACTTTTGTCTCAAATAGCccatacattgtttttttttttttattgaacaaagTATGTAACAGTTAGCAAGAAAACCAAATGTAAGGTTAAGCTGTGTCTAGCGTTTGGTTcacatttttgacacattataaACTTTAAAAGTATCGGTGGGGGGGTGACAGTGAAGAAACTTATTgtcatactttattttagctgtatTTAATCTGTAACATTCTTTAATTTGCCATATAATGTGTGAAAAGGTCATTGAGTTTTATTATCTCTCTTTACCTGAATCAAAATGAGTGCAACATCCATTccaaatattactattatattcATCTCTAGCCAGTTGACAAGAGTTTCCTCACAGccctgttacacacacacacacacacacacacaggaaaaaaCATGTGCAAATTAAAACAACACGGGGAACATTAAGTAAAGGTTGAGATCAAAAAGGCCACATATGTTACCCTTTCAAAAACGTCTGAACCGTTTCCAAAACTGTAGGTCTCTTCCAGGATTACAGGGCAGGTACCATTGAAACAGGAGCAGGGGTAGATGTCGGTCCCCCCCAGGGATGCAATAACAGTGTTATTCCTCCATTCATTTGAGTTTAGTCTACCACAGCACCGGGCCTACAGCAAACAAAAATGCACTTATATCAAATTCCTTTGCTCATTATGAGATGAAACGGTTGTGATTATACAGTTATTATGTAATCAGTAAACGTGGAAATCAATCAGGTACAGAGGTCTGGACGCTGTCTAGAAGTTTCCAGGATGTTTGGATTTCATCTCCTCCATACTGCTTAATGATCTCGTCCACTTTATCCCTCAAAAACTGCTCAATCTGGAAATAGTCAAAAACGTGCGTTAAGCAATTTGTTTAATCATTTTGTCAACCAGTCAATACTTGCAGGATCTTGGAGAATGAGGAATGTCTCGAGGGATCTCTTGTTTTTCTTTACAGTATTATTATAGTTGTGAAGCTGAAATTGCTACagtttttcttttatctttattGTGATTTATAATGTTGGAAGCTTTTTTCTGGCATGtgataaaacataaatgaagatAACTGCAAATTTGATCTGACAATTCTAATTTTTTATGAACTGTgagtttatatattataattcaaGGTTTTGTTAGAAGAATTGTGAGTATATCTTGCTATTCTGACCAAAAAAGTGAGAAGTTGCAAGAAAATGTGTCTGAATTGTAAGAGAGTCCGTTGAAATTGAGAGAAATTCACAGCTATGCTTCTTTATATCACAATCTATAGGTTACTGTATGGATGAGGTGTAATTGAGACTAAATAAATCAGAATTAAAAAGGAGTATCTGAATATTTCACGATAAACTGATTAAACTGGGAGGAAAAGCTAGAAATTGAGATAAAAATTCTGaactacaattaaaaacaacaaaaaaaagtactttatttttttggtatttgtcttttttatttctttatttaatgttgtatatCTTTGGAATCTTGTTCCTGGCacaatttctttaaaataagcaatttatatctcacaattctgacttttattgTGAATATTCTATGATAAACTGACTAAACTGGGAGGAAAATCAGAATTATGATATATAAATTCAGAACTgcgattaaaaaacaaaaaaatatatacctttTTTTAATTgcctattttatttctttatttaatgttgaaaataTTTGGCAACTTGTTCCTGACACAATCTTTTTAAAAGAGGcaatttatatctcacaattctgaattttattctgaatattttataataaactgaCTAAACTGGGAGGAAAAATCTGAATTATGAAATATAAAACCAGAACtgcgattgaaaaaaaaaattaaatgcctattttatttaataatttaatgttgaaaatgtttGCTGACTTGTTTGTgacacaaattttaaaaaagaggcgttATATATCTATGCAACTCAGacttttattcagattttttaaaaattattattattaattaaagtttATAAAGGGAAAAGCGGTACCAGTTTCTGCTATCGGATAATATCAGATTTCTGTGTCTATCAATCATGAGAAAAATTGTGCAAGATGTAATGTCAGAATTGAAAGAAAGCCTATGTATAAACTCACAACTACTAATGATAGTAATTTTCTGGTATTTTAATGCTAGAAACAGTATTTCAATAAAGCTTAAATGAAATTCAGAAAGCCAGAACTGTGACATCTTAACTCATAATTGTGATGTATAAACCCAAAATTGCAACACAACCATCTAAACtcacaattacaaaaaataaatctgcatttttttttttggaaaaaaaggtCTAAATTTCGAGATGGTAATTAAAGTGAAATTCTGATTCCACAAAAGCATTTATAGTACtataatcaaacaaaataaaatctaaaaagtatataaataaaataataaaaataaatttgagagatgatgccaaccaacCACTGAAGACTTTGAGGACAACACATATGCTTAAATAGACAAATATACTTGataaaactgcaggttaactttgtttatataataaaacttatatttgattgtaaggCAATAATGTGCAccctttgtaaagctgctttgagacaataactattgtgaaaagcgttaaacaaataaacttgaattgaaataaatataaaaaatgtaatatttaataaacacttGCCGTCTTTCTTCGTATTAATAGCACAAAGGTGATGAAAATCTGACCCAGTATGATGACAATTAAAAAGGACAGATACTGAAAAAAACAGAAAGGAtcaacattaacaacaacaactcaGAAAAGCTTTTGTTATGAATTATGTTATTTTGGACTGCGCTTACAAATATGATGAAGCATCTGCTCTCAAAATAGGCTCCGGCACAACCCAGCAAGGACACACCAACCACGACAAGGCCGATGAAAAAGAGCCCCCCGGCCACCACCTTAACCTCCTGTCCTAAGAGACCAAACGATTCGCTTCATTAAAACCCATACGTCATATTTAAGGACAAAAGTTTGCTTTAAATTGGCTCCAAGCAAATTAGTTTAGGGGTGAAACATGAGACGTCCTGTTTCAAAGTCTGAATCCAATTTTTATTTGaatagaaagcatattaaatgcaagtatGTTGTCTACTTAAAAGTTTCAAATCATTTTTGTAATGATAATAtgtcaaaatgttaataaaaaaagttcCATCACCATGTAGTGAAACACACACTGCTAATGAATTCTGTAAATGACACCGTATTGAACTGTAATATGctgtgtattttactgtaggacagttatgcagtatgttattgtattttaaagttgcattgtgaatatGACTGTATATTTTGCAGTAAAGATAAACATACAATTATGTAAATACACATACAGCAAGATAAAGGGTGCTcaatttttcaacatatttctaatcataatagttttaataacttatttttaataactgagtaattttgtctttgccatgatgacagtaaataatatttgactagatatttttcaagacacttctatacagcttaaagtgacatttaaaggcctaacttggttaattaggttaactaggcaggttagggtaattaggcaagttagtgtataacgatggtttgttctgtagactatcgaaaaaatatagcttaaagaggctaataattttgtccttaaaatggtgtttaaaaaattaaaaactgcttttattccagccaaaataaaacaaataagactttctccagaagtaaaaaatattatcagacatactgtgaaattttccttgctcttttaaacatcatttggaaaatattcaaaaaagaaagaaaatcagagGGGGGGTTAATAAATCTGATTGCAAATAGGAATGGTATACAAGAAAATTCtgtcggttttaaaaccttgacttttccgaaCAGCGTTAAACCAGTTATCGTCCTTTGCctatgttacaaaaaaaaatcccagtTCATCAcccataaacatttttaatgggAGGAAACATCACGtccaaatactttttaaaacaaataataggaTGTACTTTTGAACAGAAACATAATGATAGTCTACCACAAACAAGAAAACTCACCAGAGCTGAGAACACTTACAAAGCTGTCCTTATCAAATAAAATCCAAGCCGAACAGGCAAAAATGCTGATGCCAAGAATCTGTCAGGAATATTAAATTTGTTACTTGTTTGTACATGTAGCTATGCATGAATTAAGTTGTTTAATTTGACGGGTGCAGAAGTCTATGCCTTTAAATGCTGCGTGCCAGAAAGCACAAGCAAATACTTCAAGGCATTATGAGCTATATATCAGTGTCCACTGCGTGATTAATAAATTTGACAGCGGTCCAGGAAGTTCCTTGGAACTAATAAAGAAAATATCGCTACATTCCTTGCCAAAACATACAGCTGTATGCTTAACATGTTACATATTTCATCTTACCACAAAGAAGGCATTGACAAGCATAAAGAAGAATTTCAGGATCTGAAGTTTGTCGTCTGTTTTCATCTTGCCTTCACTgcttcacatatatatataaaaaaatctaaagactttaaaaaaagaagaaagactgTTTAGAAAGTTACAAGGTCGAATGTCTTTACacataaaaagacaataaaaactaaatgaagaTTAACTCATCAAAACAACCTGTCTGTTGCTTAAATGCCACTTTGTGAAAAGTGAAGGTTTGAATTACCTGTGTTGCCAGACCAGTTTCTCCTGTTATTTATTCAAATATGGTATGATAACAGTCTGTGgttgtttcatttcattcatacattctcttcttcatgtgtgtgttttatatgtaCATAATGGTTTCCTGGAGACTCTTCTAATGCGTCTCAGGCTTAAAGTTCACTTCCTCATAACAACAGCAATGATTAACTTTAACAATCAGTTGCGTTGTGCTGTACACCAGTAAGTGCCTGGTGTTTTGTGTCTTGATGAGGGGTTTTGACAGCGCTCAAAATGTGAAAAATGATCATCTTGTTTATTTCCTTTCGTTATTGTCGTGCATTGGTTTGTTGGTTTTGATTATTGTTGTTTGGACTGATTGTGGCCCTTAAGAACATTACCCTTGGTTTaaccacaaataaaacaaagtaaaatctaTATATGGTATCCAGAATATATCTATTACTAACCCTCTATTTATAtattggacagacagacagacagacagacagacagacagatagatagagatgGTGGGgggaggacagacagacagacagacagacagacagacagacagacagacagacagacagacagacagacagacagacagacagacagacagatagatagatagatagatagatagatagatagatagatagaaagatagagaTGGGGGGGGGGAGTAGGATGTGATTCTTTCTGAAATGTTGTGTGTATATTACTACACTTTTACTATACTAACCCCATGGTTAACATTTGTTAGAGGgtattgtgtttttatatttttacgtttatatttttacatttgttttcatttatttttcttaatataGGGATAAAACCATAGTATGCATTCTGATCAGGGGCAGATTttgtgatttgggggccctaagcagttccagccatggggcccaacAGTCCTAAACCgaaaccacactgaaaaaaaaatattcaaagataattccttggaattactaaattaatttaagttaagtggttgtaaacaatttatttgggttgaattt
The Danio rerio strain Tuebingen ecotype United States chromosome 4, GRCz12tu, whole genome shotgun sequence genome window above contains:
- the si:ch73-139j3.4 gene encoding CD82 antigen isoform X1, producing MKTDDKLQILKFFFMLVNAFFVILGISIFACSAWILFDKDSFVSVLSSGQEVKVVAGGLFFIGLVVVGVSLLGCAGAYFESRCFIIFYLSFLIVIILGQIFITFVLLIRRKTIEQFLRDKVDEIIKQYGGDEIQTSWKLLDSVQTSARCCGRLNSNEWRNNTVIASLGGTDIYPCSCFNGTCPVILEETYSFGNGSDVFERGCEETLVNWLEMNIIVIFGMDVALILIQIMQFIFAVQTFKCIGRKTRELHPSNLLNAMEENPAADPDQEQYSLENQQIDDQTYNPQTDDGYYQHVGYDGGNYDDQYNNPQFYQQDTSQTHNTPAILQHSYSDGYDDQTYTQQQNYQHTYNPVDY
- the si:ch73-139j3.4 gene encoding CD82 antigen isoform X2; protein product: MMRRQPQDHSASADTTHQILGISIFACSAWILFDKDSFVSVLSSGQEVKVVAGGLFFIGLVVVGVSLLGCAGAYFESRCFIIFYLSFLIVIILGQIFITFVLLIRRKTIEQFLRDKVDEIIKQYGGDEIQTSWKLLDSVQTSARCCGRLNSNEWRNNTVIASLGGTDIYPCSCFNGTCPVILEETYSFGNGSDVFERGCEETLVNWLEMNIIVIFGMDVALILIQIMQFIFAVQTFKCIGRKTRELHPSNLLNAMEENPAADPDQEQYSLENQQIDDQTYNPQTDDGYYQHVGYDGGNYDDQYNNPQFYQQDTSQTHNTPAILQHSYSDGYDDQTYTQQQNYQHTYNPVDY